One window of the Herbiconiux sp. L3-i23 genome contains the following:
- a CDS encoding GntR family transcriptional regulator, with product MTSFAIDPASAVAPSEQVRVWFSNRITSGELAGGSKLPMVRGLAEQLNLAAGTVAKAYRELEQDGFIETRGRNGSFVTPQGDVAEREAQAAAVAYVDRVSRLGVSAEDARRFVAAALRDRG from the coding sequence ATGACCTCGTTCGCGATCGACCCCGCCAGCGCCGTCGCTCCCTCCGAGCAGGTACGGGTCTGGTTCTCGAACCGCATCACCTCCGGTGAGCTCGCCGGTGGGTCGAAACTGCCCATGGTGCGCGGTCTCGCCGAGCAGCTGAATCTTGCCGCGGGAACGGTCGCGAAGGCCTACCGCGAGCTGGAGCAGGACGGCTTCATCGAGACGCGGGGCCGCAACGGATCGTTCGTGACACCGCAGGGCGACGTCGCAGAGCGTGAGGCGCAGGCCGCTGCCGTCGCCTACGTCGACCGCGTCAGTCGCCTCGGGGTCTCAGCCGAGGACGCGCGGCGGTTCGTCGCCGCCGCGCTCCGCGATCGCGGCTGA